Proteins encoded in a region of the Photobacterium angustum genome:
- the astA gene encoding arginine N-succinyltransferase has translation MLVIRPIIADDYSALMQCAEESGHGFTSLPVNEEMLRNRIAHSERSFAKHVVRPEDEGYLMVAEDTDTGEIAGTTAIEAAIGLEAPFYNYHLSTVVHASRRLGVHNTVQLLTLGNHYTGDTELCTLFLRTPWREGLNGRLLSKARFLMMAEHRHRFADVVFAEMRGVSDEEGNSPFWQWLKDNFFSIDFIHADYLTGIGAKGFIADLMPKLPIYVNLLSKEAQAVIGQVHDNTRPALRLLENEGFSCRGYVDIFDAGPTVECDVRNVETVRHSKRYIVEINDHQSEQQCLVANTSFTDFRAVASPLEINDKAQTVVMTQEVADTLMVNTGEPVRFIEL, from the coding sequence ATGCTGGTCATTCGTCCTATCATCGCTGATGATTATTCTGCACTCATGCAGTGCGCTGAAGAATCAGGTCATGGTTTTACTTCATTACCTGTTAACGAAGAAATGCTTCGTAACCGCATTGCTCATTCAGAGCGCAGCTTTGCCAAACATGTCGTTCGCCCTGAGGATGAAGGCTACCTGATGGTCGCTGAAGATACAGATACCGGCGAGATAGCAGGTACTACTGCCATTGAAGCGGCGATTGGCTTAGAAGCCCCTTTTTATAACTATCATCTAAGTACTGTGGTTCATGCCTCGCGCCGATTAGGGGTACACAATACCGTACAGTTACTGACATTAGGTAATCACTACACCGGTGATACCGAGCTTTGCACATTATTTTTACGTACACCATGGCGTGAAGGTTTAAATGGTCGCCTATTGTCTAAAGCGCGCTTTTTAATGATGGCAGAGCATCGCCATCGTTTCGCTGATGTGGTATTTGCCGAAATGCGCGGTGTTTCCGATGAAGAAGGGAACTCACCTTTTTGGCAATGGTTAAAAGATAACTTTTTCTCGATTGATTTTATTCATGCTGACTATCTAACGGGTATCGGAGCAAAAGGCTTTATTGCGGACTTAATGCCTAAACTTCCGATATACGTCAATTTACTGAGCAAAGAAGCCCAAGCGGTCATCGGTCAAGTTCATGACAATACGCGTCCTGCATTACGCTTGCTAGAAAATGAAGGTTTTTCATGCCGTGGCTATGTCGATATTTTTGATGCAGGCCCTACGGTTGAATGTGATGTACGTAATGTTGAAACTGTTCGTCATTCAAAACGTTATATCGTTGAAATTAACGATCATCAAAGTGAACAGCAGTGCCTAGTGGCGAATACATCATTTACTGATTTTCGTGCTGTTGCGAGCCCACTGGAAATCAATGATAAAGCGCAAACCGTGGTTATGACGCAAGAGGTCGCTGATACTCTCATGGTTAATACCGGTGAGCCTGTGCGCTTTATTGAGCTGTAA
- a CDS encoding aspartate aminotransferase family protein encodes MTTEQRVERNLFDEVMVPCYSPMAEIPVRGSGARVWDQHDREYVDFAGGIAVSCLGHCHPIMVNALKDQADKLWHLSNVLTNEPALRLAKKLTELCFADKVFFANSGAEANEAALKLARRYAVDKFSAEKDQIIAFHQGFHGRTFFTVTVGGQEAYSDGFGPKPQAVTHIPYNDLSALAEIMSERTCAVMMEPLQGEGGLVSPSVEFVQGVRELCDKHQALLIFDEVQTGNGRTGDFYAYQGLGVTPDILTTAKSLGGGFPIGAMLTTTALAEHLKVGTHGSTYGGNPLACAVAEAVINEVSKPDVLAGVKEREQWFREGLTAINAKYPIFAEIRGKGLLLGASLTEEWQGRARDILVQAGKEGLMMLVAGTSVVRFTPSLVIEKADVDEGMARLERAIATLYNAE; translated from the coding sequence AGTATGGGATCAACATGATCGTGAATATGTCGATTTTGCCGGTGGAATTGCGGTGAGTTGTCTGGGTCATTGCCATCCAATAATGGTTAACGCATTAAAAGATCAAGCCGATAAATTATGGCATTTAAGTAATGTGTTAACCAATGAACCCGCGTTGCGTTTAGCGAAAAAACTCACTGAGTTATGTTTTGCTGACAAAGTCTTTTTTGCTAACTCGGGTGCTGAAGCTAACGAAGCGGCACTGAAATTGGCTCGCCGTTATGCAGTCGATAAGTTTAGTGCTGAAAAAGATCAAATTATTGCCTTTCATCAAGGCTTCCACGGTCGTACTTTTTTCACCGTTACGGTTGGTGGGCAAGAAGCTTACTCCGATGGTTTTGGCCCTAAACCTCAAGCGGTAACGCATATTCCTTACAATGATTTATCAGCTTTAGCCGAGATCATGTCTGAGCGAACTTGTGCGGTGATGATGGAGCCATTGCAAGGTGAAGGTGGTTTGGTTAGCCCGAGTGTTGAGTTTGTTCAGGGCGTGCGTGAATTATGTGATAAGCACCAAGCCTTATTGATATTTGATGAAGTCCAAACCGGTAATGGTCGTACTGGCGATTTTTATGCTTATCAAGGTTTAGGTGTCACACCTGATATTTTAACCACGGCTAAGTCGCTGGGGGGGGGGTTCCCTATTGGCGCAATGCTTACCACAACAGCATTAGCAGAGCATTTAAAAGTCGGGACTCATGGTTCAACGTATGGTGGTAATCCGTTAGCGTGCGCTGTTGCGGAAGCGGTAATTAATGAAGTGAGTAAACCCGATGTTTTAGCTGGAGTGAAAGAGCGTGAACAATGGTTCCGTGAAGGGCTCACAGCGATTAATGCTAAATACCCAATTTTTGCTGAGATCCGCGGTAAAGGTTTACTGCTGGGAGCGTCTCTCACAGAAGAGTGGCAAGGTCGTGCACGTGACATTCTTGTTCAAGCCGGTAAAGAAGGCTTGATGATGTTAGTTGCTGGTACGAGTGTTGTGCGCTTTACGCCATCGCTAGTGATTGAAAAAGCCGATGTGGATGAAGGTATGGCTCGTCTAGAACGCGCTATCGCAACACTCTATAACGCCGAGTAA
- a CDS encoding DUF3859 domain-containing protein — protein MNLRWITIVGLLLLALTGCSSLSSVDNNVPKVTISEGGVITQNGAVYTVKASTKLVTPKLGQYIGFRYAIEIPDGASDEMKSKTAFPITARMTHPKLINPATKQATTVSTWSDTMYKHDKNLALWQFSEPYELVSGSWVFELLYKDQVVAKREFTVANHEQLNQSLKNTFETAFMLNSTRSWLGQNGDALVCDKAKSKRCLQFSSTEECNQTLSRYNSMCQQIALKQMGRGDEIISAKEEMKEYVSYFFYCMHSARINEAKLDKKQVHTCLKG, from the coding sequence ATGAATCTTAGATGGATCACAATAGTAGGGCTGTTATTGTTAGCATTGACCGGATGTAGTTCTTTATCTTCAGTGGATAACAATGTACCTAAGGTGACGATTTCAGAAGGTGGTGTGATCACCCAAAATGGGGCTGTTTATACGGTAAAGGCAAGTACTAAATTAGTGACCCCGAAACTTGGGCAATATATCGGGTTTCGTTATGCAATAGAGATCCCTGATGGCGCCAGTGATGAGATGAAATCAAAAACGGCATTTCCTATTACAGCGCGTATGACGCATCCTAAACTGATAAACCCAGCAACGAAGCAAGCAACGACGGTATCAACATGGTCCGATACCATGTACAAACACGATAAAAACTTGGCGCTTTGGCAGTTTTCAGAACCTTATGAATTAGTCAGTGGTTCTTGGGTATTTGAATTGCTGTATAAAGATCAGGTCGTTGCTAAACGTGAGTTTACGGTCGCTAATCATGAGCAGTTAAATCAATCTTTAAAAAACACTTTTGAAACTGCATTCATGCTGAATAGTACTCGTTCATGGTTAGGTCAAAATGGTGATGCGCTTGTTTGTGATAAAGCTAAATCTAAACGTTGCTTGCAGTTTAGTTCTACTGAGGAGTGTAACCAAACCTTAAGTCGCTATAACAGCATGTGCCAGCAGATAGCGCTTAAACAAATGGGGCGTGGTGATGAAATTATTTCTGCGAAAGAAGAGATGAAAGAGTATGTTAGCTACTTTTTTTACTGCATGCATAGCGCCAGAATTAACGAAGCAAAGCTTGATAAAAAGCAGGTTCATACTTGTTTGAAAGGGTAA
- the astD gene encoding succinylglutamate-semialdehyde dehydrogenase — translation MSQWIAGQWVDGLGDEITSLNPFTDEVIWQGRAATSEQVSQAVNAARAALLQWRHTSLVERQAIVEQFAELVKENSENIAITIAEETGKPLWETRTEAGAMVGKVAISLRAYHERTGQREKDIAGTTAIVRHRPLGVMAVFGPYNFPGHLPNGHIVPALLAGNTVVFKPSELTPKTAEVVMKLWQQAGLPDGVINLVQGARPTGEALAASKDIDGLLFTGSANTGHILHRQFAGQPGKMLALEMGGNNPMVISNAYGDLNATVYTILQSAFISAGQRCTCARRLYLPLGSEGDTLLAALVEATKAIVVDGPFAEPAPFMGPQISRQAADNIVQTQRQLVSLGGEVLVEAKRGQGAVVTPGIIDVTNIENLPDEEYFGPLLQVVRYQDLAQAVCLANDTRYGLSAGLVSTDDSEWQYFIDHIRAGIVNRNRQLTGASGDAPFGGPGASGNLRPSAYYAADYCAYPMASMEGESTCLPEQLSPGISL, via the coding sequence ATGAGTCAATGGATTGCGGGTCAATGGGTCGATGGTTTAGGTGATGAGATAACATCGCTCAACCCCTTTACTGATGAAGTGATTTGGCAAGGCCGAGCCGCGACAAGCGAGCAAGTCTCGCAAGCGGTGAATGCTGCGCGTGCAGCGTTACTTCAATGGCGTCATACTTCCCTTGTTGAGCGCCAAGCCATCGTGGAACAATTTGCCGAGTTGGTGAAGGAGAATAGTGAAAATATTGCCATTACGATAGCAGAAGAAACGGGTAAACCGTTATGGGAGACTCGAACAGAAGCAGGAGCAATGGTAGGGAAAGTGGCGATTTCTTTACGTGCTTATCATGAACGGACAGGCCAACGCGAAAAAGATATCGCAGGTACGACAGCGATTGTACGTCATCGACCATTAGGGGTGATGGCTGTATTTGGGCCCTATAATTTCCCCGGTCATTTACCCAATGGCCACATCGTACCCGCATTGCTTGCAGGTAATACGGTGGTATTCAAACCTTCTGAATTAACGCCTAAAACGGCTGAAGTTGTAATGAAACTCTGGCAACAAGCAGGATTACCTGATGGGGTTATTAATCTTGTGCAGGGAGCTCGCCCAACCGGAGAGGCACTCGCCGCTTCAAAAGATATTGATGGTTTATTATTTACGGGCAGTGCTAATACTGGGCATATTCTGCATCGCCAATTTGCAGGTCAACCGGGCAAGATGCTGGCATTAGAAATGGGGGGGAATAACCCTATGGTGATCTCCAATGCTTATGGTGATCTCAATGCTACCGTTTATACCATTTTACAATCTGCTTTTATCAGCGCAGGACAACGTTGTACTTGTGCTCGCCGACTATACTTACCCTTGGGTAGCGAAGGGGATACGTTGTTGGCAGCTTTAGTGGAAGCAACCAAAGCTATTGTTGTCGATGGACCATTTGCCGAGCCTGCACCGTTTATGGGGCCTCAAATATCCCGTCAAGCAGCAGACAATATTGTGCAAACTCAGCGACAATTAGTATCGCTTGGTGGCGAAGTATTGGTAGAGGCAAAGCGCGGACAAGGTGCGGTGGTTACACCAGGGATCATTGATGTTACGAATATCGAAAATTTACCCGATGAAGAATATTTTGGCCCATTATTGCAGGTAGTGCGTTATCAAGATCTCGCTCAAGCCGTCTGTCTTGCGAACGACACCCGTTATGGCTTATCAGCTGGGCTTGTATCAACCGATGATAGTGAATGGCAATATTTTATTGATCATATTCGCGCGGGGATTGTAAATCGTAATCGCCAGTTAACGGGAGCGAGTGGAGATGCACCGTTTGGTGGCCCAGGAGCATCTGGTAATTTACGCCCAAGTGCTTACTACGCTGCTGATTATTGTGCTTACCCAATGGCATCAATGGAAGGTGAGTCAACATGCTTACCTGAGCAGTTATCTCCGGGTATTTCACTCTGA
- the crp gene encoding cAMP-activated global transcriptional regulator CRP, whose amino-acid sequence MVPGKPQTDPTLEWFLSHCHIHKYPSKSTLIHAGEKAETLYYIVKGSVAVLIKDEEGKEMILSYLNQGDFIGELGLFEEDQERTAWVRAKSPCEVAEISFKKFRQLIQVNPDILMRLSAQMASRLQVTSQKVGDLAFLDVTGRIAQTLLNLAKQPDAMTHPDGMQIKITRQEIGQIVGCSRETVGRILKMLEEQNLISAHGKTIVVYGTR is encoded by the coding sequence ATGGTTCCAGGTAAACCGCAAACAGATCCAACTTTAGAGTGGTTTCTTTCCCATTGTCATATTCACAAGTACCCATCGAAAAGTACGCTGATCCACGCAGGTGAGAAAGCAGAAACGTTGTACTACATTGTGAAGGGTTCTGTTGCTGTACTAATCAAGGATGAAGAAGGTAAGGAGATGATCCTTTCTTACCTAAACCAAGGTGACTTTATTGGTGAGCTTGGCTTATTCGAAGAAGATCAAGAGCGTACTGCTTGGGTTCGTGCGAAAAGTCCTTGTGAAGTAGCAGAAATTTCATTCAAAAAATTCCGTCAGTTAATTCAGGTTAACCCTGATATTCTGATGCGCTTATCTGCTCAAATGGCAAGTCGCCTACAAGTGACAAGCCAGAAAGTAGGTGATTTAGCATTCTTAGACGTTACAGGTCGTATCGCACAGACATTGCTAAATCTTGCAAAACAACCAGATGCAATGACGCACCCTGATGGCATGCAGATTAAGATCACTCGTCAAGAAATCGGTCAAATTGTTGGCTGTTCTCGTGAAACAGTGGGTCGTATTCTGAAAATGCTTGAAGAGCAGAACTTAATTTCTGCTCACGGTAAGACGATTGTTGTTTACGGTACGCGTTAA
- a CDS encoding OsmC family protein, producing MQSRVKWVEDMTFLGQSSSGHSVVMDGNGGDKAPSAMELVLMAAGGCSSVDVVSALQSQVQNIVGCEVLISAERREQAPRLFTTANLHFIVSGFDLNETLVANSIADSLEKYCSVCLMIGEKVKLTHSYEIITA from the coding sequence ATGCAGTCCCGAGTAAAATGGGTAGAAGATATGACCTTTTTAGGTCAATCAAGCTCTGGTCACAGTGTAGTCATGGATGGTAATGGAGGGGATAAAGCCCCAAGTGCGATGGAATTGGTATTAATGGCGGCGGGAGGGTGTAGCTCAGTAGATGTTGTCAGTGCTTTACAATCCCAGGTGCAAAATATTGTGGGTTGTGAAGTTCTTATTTCAGCAGAGCGTCGAGAGCAAGCTCCACGTTTATTTACCACAGCCAATTTGCATTTTATCGTTTCAGGTTTTGATTTAAATGAAACCTTAGTGGCTAACAGCATTGCTGATTCTTTAGAGAAATATTGCTCTGTATGCTTGATGATTGGTGAAAAGGTTAAGTTGACTCATTCGTATGAAATCATCACTGCCTAA
- a CDS encoding DUF1338 domain-containing protein — protein sequence MEQLFTALWQDYTQRLCPSALNIRQLLTEDAPLRNDHIALRTFALPKCGLARLAAPFIAVGYKPKGRYHFKAKKLYAEHFEHPDPAAPKVFISELQLGLCSTELQTEVRQLVDQVDDDYFANPAFLSQGKPWQLSRDSYQLLNAESEYAGWVAAHGFGANHFTVDINQLEQFNEISEVNHFLESSGFDINQAGGAVKGDPTVMLEQSATMADKVMVTFSDGEMLVSGGFYEFAKRYLQPDGEIYSGFVEASADKIFESTYNS from the coding sequence ATGGAACAACTATTTACCGCGTTATGGCAAGATTATACTCAGCGATTATGTCCTTCAGCGCTGAATATTCGGCAATTGCTTACCGAAGATGCGCCACTTAGAAATGATCATATTGCGTTGCGTACCTTTGCCTTACCTAAATGTGGTTTAGCAAGATTAGCGGCTCCATTTATTGCGGTAGGTTATAAACCCAAAGGTCGATACCATTTCAAAGCGAAAAAGTTATATGCAGAGCATTTTGAACACCCCGATCCTGCTGCGCCTAAAGTATTTATTAGTGAACTGCAATTAGGATTATGTTCAACAGAGTTGCAAACAGAAGTACGGCAGCTTGTCGATCAAGTTGATGATGACTATTTTGCCAATCCTGCTTTTCTCTCTCAAGGTAAACCATGGCAATTAAGTCGCGATAGTTATCAGCTTTTAAATGCAGAAAGTGAATATGCAGGATGGGTAGCAGCACATGGTTTTGGTGCCAATCATTTTACTGTTGATATTAATCAGCTTGAGCAATTTAATGAAATTTCTGAAGTGAACCATTTTCTTGAATCGAGTGGTTTTGATATTAATCAGGCAGGCGGTGCGGTAAAAGGCGATCCTACTGTGATGCTAGAGCAATCAGCAACCATGGCTGATAAAGTCATGGTCACGTTTTCTGATGGTGAGATGCTGGTCTCTGGTGGGTTTTATGAGTTTGCTAAACGTTATTTGCAGCCTGATGGTGAGATTTATAGCGGGTTTGTTGAAGCTTCGGCTGATAAGATCTTTGAGAGTACTTATAACTCTTGA